The proteins below come from a single Chrysoperla carnea chromosome 1, inChrCarn1.1, whole genome shotgun sequence genomic window:
- the LOC123305432 gene encoding transmembrane protein 198-B: protein MSNNGVHTGLLVPPSPRPPNSSFPGDIPRIYDHISPSLIICDHINYNYDIPIATLCTVYIIFGIVYSFCGYRCFKLIMFLTGFIFGSIIVYLICLQEQLLPSYGNAGVALLAGFLFGLITMLIQYVGLFMTGLHTGLLTGLGGLIIADHVLLNPPNSVWICIGVLLGSGLLFATLNLHWMKGLTIFGTAVYGGAIIATSTDYFVERWSMISWIWDRATLRDPVPPPCWFSWIVLGLWPGIIIVGLITQCAITGRGIYHTESLRSRKKSRGTVQRARTREERAELRQKKYRYLYQVRTAHGDVISQSYVKSLQKKNELGGPGECSTLQSDATHVTILPDSQLAALTESEDDSQIDIRTHR from the exons atgtccaaCAACGGTGTTCATACAGGACTGTTAGTTCCTCCATCACCACGGCCACCAAATTCATCATTCCCTGGGGATATACCTCGAATATATGATCACATTTCGCCATCGTTAATTATTTGTGAtcatattaattacaattatgaCATTCCAATTGCCACATTATGcactgtatatattatatttggcATTGTATATAGTTTTTGCG gaTATCGTTGCTTCAAActtataatgtttttaactgGGTTTATTTTTGGGTCAATTATCGTATATCTAATATGTTTACAAGAACAATTACTACCAAGTTATGGAAATGCAG GTGTTGCATTATTAGCGGGTTTCCTATTTGGTTTAATTACGATGTTAATACAATATGTTGGATTATTCATGACTGGTTTACATACAGGCCTGTTAACAGGTCTTGGAGGTCTTATTATTGCAGATCATGTATTATTAAACCCACCAAATTCAGTATGGATTTGTATTGGAGTTTTACTTGGATCTGGTTTATTATTTGCAACATTAAATTTACATTGGATGAAAG GTTTAACAATATTTGGAACTGCAGTCTATGGTGGTGCCATTATAGCAACATCCACTGATTATTTTGTTGAACGATGGTCAATGATTTCATGGATTTGGGATCGTGCTACTTTACGAGATCCTGTACCGCCACCGTGCTGGTTTTCATGGATTGTTTTAGGATTATGGCCAGGTATCATCATTGTCGGTTTAATTACGCAATGTGCAATTACTGGTCGTGGAATTTATCATActgaat CTCTGAGATCTCGGAAAAAATCTCGAGGCACAGTGCAAAGAGCACGAACCCGTGAAGAACGTGCTGAGCTACGCCagaaaaaatatagatatttgtACCAGGTTCGAACTGCTCACGGTGATGTTATAAGTCAG aGCTACGTTAAATCActacaaaagaaaaatgaacTAGGTGGACCTGGTGAATGTAGTACCTTACAATCAGACGCAACACACGTAACAATCTTGCCAGATTCACAACTGGCTGCACTCACCGAAAGTGAGGATGACAGTCAAATCGATATTCGAACACATCGATGA
- the LOC123294981 gene encoding trypsin-1-like, with protein sequence MYRFILMLNICFHFIKAENNIIVLKNSSVPIYNRDGNQSPLEYEIPCGIRHGYEDNRIVGGVPATYGEFPWLVSLQLFMGNMSKHICGGAIVHSNWILTAAHCVANVPKNSIRIVAGDYKLYELDGTEQVRTVARVITHSFELANFTHDIALLKLSRPLELDSKYVAPICVPNNYDEFKGVGTISGWGKPTELGAVTNILRQVNIPFIDSKYCRDTFAREGLESFFNGCQLCAGLRKGGRDSCQGDSGGPLICKNEKDGRYYICGIVSWGIGCARPKYPGVYTKVSCYSDWIARIIYNKNNILDGYPN encoded by the exons atgtatcgctttatattaatgttaaatatttgtttccaTTTCATAAAAGCAGAAAATaatatcattgttttaaaaaattcatccgTGCCAATTTACAATCGAGATG GAAATCAAAGTCCACTTGAGTATGAGATTCCTTGCGGTATTCGACATGGGTATGAAGATAATCGAATAGTAGGTGGCGTTCCAGCTACATATGGTGAATTTCCTTGGCTAGTTTCCTTGCAATTATTTATGGGTAACATGTCTAAACATATATGTGGTGGGGCTattgttcattcaaattggataTTAACGGCTGCACACTGCGTAGCCAATGTTCCAAAAAATAGCATACGAATTGTGGCTGGTGATTATAAACTTTATGAATTAGATG GAACGGAACAAGTACGAACAGTAGCACGTGTGATTACTCACAGTTTTGAATTGGCGAATTTTACGCACGATATAGCTTTGTTAAAACTATCAAGACCTTTAGAACTTGACTCAAAATATGTTGCTCCAATTTGTGTACCGAACAATTACGATGAATTTAAAG GGGTTGGAACAATTTCAGGTTGGGGAAAACCAACAGAATTAGGCGCAGTTACAAACATTTTACGCCAAGTAAATATACCTTTTATAGATTCAAAATATTGTCGAGACACATTTGCACGTGAGGGCTTAGAGAGTTTCTTTAACGGATGTCAACTTTGTGCTGGATTACGAAAAGGAGGTCGTGATTCTTGTCAG GGTGACTCTGGAGGCCcgttaatttgtaaaaatgaaaaagatggTCGTTATTATATTTGTGGAATAGTCAGTTGGGGTATTGGATGTGCACGGCCGAAATATCCTGGTGTTTACACAAAAGTTTCCTGTTACAGTGATTGGATCGCAAGGATTATTtacaataagaataatattttggaTGGCTATCCAAATTAA
- the LOC123295072 gene encoding zinc finger protein 658B-like, with translation MEIELYSVNDLQKLCRLCMETGSELYSIYDLTPLNEVGVHMQFLEMIMECTSLNIESGDGLPESICMECINYLSTTFSFKQRCERSDKKLKELVSFFNENKKDDELTLHLSVCQAKNINCGVCSKYFSSTTLLKSHLKNIHSIEINDEDISNIHTCDICDAMFFDQDKFLYHYQNHIDMATYYRNESDDHSLICYYCNVHFANVTDLENHIQIHKDDQTIFSCQLCDFKNTDNESVKTHLGKSHGVNHLVCNLCLLTFVSDRKFRSHVKTHKFINKLNYLCHICDGNFSTREAIRQHIIIHAKDIKTCKKCLKSFKNLTDYEAHVKEHVNKPALCTVCGKLFTNKHFLESHMLLHDGIKPFSCNICEKSFRTKSILINHQLTHSDIKPFACEVCEYSSRRLADLQMHLRVHTGDRPYSCTFPGCSMKFKTSSLQHQHARSHTGSEEMFTCEVCNKTIAKRSFKQHKFIHTNQRPHKCDICNKSFRRRNHLNIHKARVHPE, from the exons ATGGAAATAGAACTTTATTCAGTTAATGATCTACAAAAATTATGTCGGTTATGTATGGAAACTGGATCcgaattatattcaatttacgATTTAACTCCATTAAATGAAGTGGGAGTACATATGCAGTTTTTAGAAATGATAATGGAATGTACTTCACTGAAT ATTGAATCCGGCGACGGTTTACCAGAATCCATATGTATggaatgtataaattatttgagTACTACATTTAGTTTTAAACAACGTTGTGAGAGATCTGACAAAAAGTTAAAAGAACTTGTCTCAttctttaatgaaaataaaaaagatgatgAACTAACC CTACACTTAAGTGTATgtcaagcaaaaaatattaattgtggtGTTTGTTCGAAGTATTTCTCAAGTACAACGCTACTGAAGTCTCacctaaaaaatatacattcaaTCGAGATAAATGATGAAGATATTAGCAATATTCATACATGTGATATATGTGATGCTATGTTTTTCGAtcaagataaatttttgtatcattatCAAAACCATATCGATATGGCAACCTACTATCGCAATGAAAGCGACGACCATTCATTAATTTGCTATTATTGCAATGTACATTTTGCAAATGTTACCGATTTAGAAAATCATATCCAAATTCATAAAGACGATCAAACTATATTTTCATGTCAGTtgtgtgattttaaaaatactgataatGAATCTGTTAAAACACATTTGGGTAAATCTCATGGAGTTAATCACCTCGTTTgcaatttatgtttattaaccTTTGTGTCAGATCGAAAATTTCGTTCGCAcgtaaaaacacataaatttattaataaattgaattatttgtgTCACATATGTGATGGAAATTTTTCAACACGAGAGGCAATACGACAACATATCATAATTCATGCAAAAGATatcaaaacatgtaaaaaatgtttaaaatcattcaaaaatctCACTGATTATGAAGCTCATGTAAAAGAACATGTTAATAAACCAGCATTATGTACAGTTTGTGGTAAATTATTTacgaataaacattttttagagTCTCATATGCTTTTGCATGATGGcataaaaccattttcatgtaatatatGTGAGAAAAGTTTTCGtactaaatcaattttaataaatcaccAATTAACACATAGTGATATAAAACCGTTCGCTTGTGAAGTATGTGAATATTCATCTAGACGATTGGCTGATTTACAAATGCATTTACGCGTCCATACTGGTGATCGACCCTATAGTTGTACATTTCCTGGTTGTagtatgaaatttaaaacatcTAGTTTACAGCATCAACATGCGAGATCTCATACAGGTAGTGAAGAAATGTTTACATGTGAAGTATGTAATAAAACAATTGCAAAGAGATCCTTCAAACAGCATAAATTTATACATACGAATCAAAGACCTCAtaaatgtgatatttgtaataaaagctTTAGACGtagaaatcatttaaatattcataaagcCAGAGTTCATCCTGAATGA